A genomic segment from Aspergillus puulaauensis MK2 DNA, chromosome 1, nearly complete sequence encodes:
- a CDS encoding flavodoxin and radical SAM domain protein (COG:C;~EggNog:ENOG410PGWZ;~InterPro:IPR007197,IPR013917,IPR034556,IPR029039, IPR013785,IPR008254;~PFAM:PF04055,PF00258,PF08608;~TransMembrane:1 (o12-32i);~go_function: GO:0003824 - catalytic activity [Evidence IEA];~go_function: GO:0010181 - FMN binding [Evidence IEA];~go_function: GO:0051536 - iron-sulfur cluster binding [Evidence IEA];~go_function: GO:0051539 - 4 iron, 4 sulfur cluster binding [Evidence IEA];~go_process: GO:0008033 - tRNA processing [Evidence IEA]), with amino-acid sequence MADSSAAEGLLTLWHSFRLPFLVAIASVLVILRFRRVLQARSKAATASSVPPSPRSLSPEKSPKPDVLPEIVEKKDAGSISSGRVSPKPTAGPKRVTGKKPTKTAGKRSGSAANDEPQPVTFIQPIIFWASLTGSTERYAQKVLEDLRAAAQSQTNLEDRERGLLPPQIHDLAEVDYDDYFTTAPKPPPTSPGTRYVYCFLIPSYNIDTILDTFLGHLDETHNDFRIDTGSLSNLAGFAVFGFGDKEGWPTEEEGFCSQAKDLDKWMAKLTNKKRAYPLGFGDVKSDAESSLKEWTSGFQDILGDIVKNGGLGEGVPGSGDPLESDEEQSDEEESGSTKPKARGRKKAQAVVDLEDIKMSTDGQVGSSPVPVDFTTAGAGSQAIQPTEKEMVPKTSPTYTSLTKQGYTIVGSHSGVKICRWTKSALRGRGSCYKYSFYGIRSHLCMEATPSLSCSNKCVFCWRHGTNPVGTTWRWKVDSPDLIFDGVKEGHYKKIKMLRGVPGVRAERFAEAMRIRHCALSLVGEPIFYPHINRFLELLHSEQISSFLVCNAQHPDQLEALHRVTQLYVSIDASNRDSLRKIDRPLHRDFWERFQKCLDILREKRFVQRTVFRLTLVKGFNIDDEVVGYANLVEKALPCFIEVKGVTYCGTSTSAGAGLTMQNVPFYEEIATFVVSLNDELKRRGLDYGIAAEHAHSCCCLIASTRFKVNDKWHSRIDYPRFFELLEKEKADGTTFRPEDYMKETEEWALWGNGGFDPNDERVYRKGKKKAIQEATEE; translated from the exons ATGGCCGACTCCTCTGCAGCCGAAG GTCTGCTGACCCTCTGGCATTCCTTCCGTCTTCCTTTCCTCGTTGCGATCGCCTCCGTGCTAGTTATCCTCCGCTTCCGCCGCGTGCTCCAGGCTCGATCCAAGGCCGCTACCGCTTCCTCAGTCCCACCATCCCCGCGCAGCTTGTCACCCGAGAAGTCTCCCAAGCCAGATGTGTTGCCTGAAAttgtggaaaagaaagacgcTGGATCGATCAGCAGCGGCCGTGTTTCACCAAAACCGACGGCAGGCCCGAAGAGAGTGACAGGCAAAAAACCAACAAAGACCGCTGGGAAACGATCGGGATCTGCCGCCAACGATGAGCCACAACCTGTGACCTTTATACAGCCTATTATATTCTGGGCGTCGTTGACTGGAAGTACTGAGAGGTACGCTCAGAAAGTACTGGAAGATTTGCGGGCAGCGGCTCAAAGTCAGACCAACCTCGAAGATCGTGAGCGCGGGCTTTTACCTCCTCAAATTCACGACCTGGCCGAAGTCGATTATGATGATTACTTCACGACAGCACCTAAACCCCCTCCAACTTCACCCGGAACACGTTACGTCTATTGCTTCCTAATTCCCAGCTACAACATCGACACTATCCTTGATACTTTCTTGGGACACTTGGATGAGACTCACAATGACTTCCGCATTGACACGGGATCTTTGTCAAACCTCGCTGGCTTTGCTGTTTTCGGTTTCGGAGATAAGGAAGGATGGCCGactgaagaggaaggatTCTGTTCGCAGGCCAAGGACCTTGACAAATGGATGGCCAAGCTTACCAACAAGAAAAGAGCTTATCCTCTCGGGTTTGGCGATGTAAAGAGCGACGCCGAGTCCTCACTCAAGGAGTGGACAAGCGGATTCCAGGATATCCTTGGTGATATCGTCAAGAACGGCGGCTTGGGAGAGGGTGTTCCCGGCAGTGGTGACCCTCTTGAAAGTGACGAAGAACAGTCTGACGAAGAGGAGTCTGGTTCAACCAAGCCAAAGGCCCGCGGCCGGAAGAAGGCTCAGGCAGTGGTTGACCTGGAGGACATTAAAATGAGCACCGACGGACAAGTCGGGAGCTCACCCGTCCCGGTGGATTTTACGACAGCAGGAGCCGGCTCCCAGGCCATTCAGCCGACGGAAAAGGAGATGGTTCCTAAAACTTCCCCTACATACACCTCTCTGACAAAACAAGGTTACACGATTGTTGGTTCCCACTCTGGTGTTAAGATCTGTCGCTGGACCAAATCTGCGCTACGTGGACGAGGATCATGTTACAAATATTCATTCTACGGCATTCGATCACACTTGTGTATGGAGGCAACACCATCTCTTTCTTGCAGTAACAAGTGTGTGTTTTGCTGGAGACATGGTACAAACCCGGTTGGAACCACCTGGCGATGGAAGGTAGACTCGCCGGATCTCATTTTCGACGGCGTTAAGGAGGGACACTATAAAAAGATCAAAATGCTGCGTGGTGTTCCAGGAGTCCGAGCAGAGCGCTTTGCAGAGGCAATGCGCATTAGACATTGTGCTCTCAGTCTTGTCGGTGAACCGATATTCTATCCCCACATTAACCGCTTCCTCGAACTTCTTCACAGCGAACAAATCTCTAGCTTCCTAGTCTGTAACGCGCAGCATCCAGATCAATTGGAGGCTCTGCACCGTGTGACCCAACTCTACGTTTCAATTGACGCAAGTAACCGCGACAGCCTGCGGAAGATCGACCGTCCGTTGCACCGCGATTTCTGGGAACGTTTTCAGAAATGTTTGGACATTTTACGTGAAAAGCGCTTTGTCCAGCGAACCGTATTCCGCCTGACCCTAGTCAAAGGGTTCAACATTGATGACGAGGTCGTCGGTTACGCCAACCTTGTCGAAAAGGCACTCCCATGCTTCATCGAGGTCAAGGGCGTGACATACTGCGGCACAAGCACCAGTGCAGGCGCTGGGCTAACGATGCAAAATGTCCCATTCTATGAGGAAATTGCTACATTCGTTGTCTCGCTGAATGATGAGCTGAAGCGTCGTGGTCTTGACTACGGCATTGCCGCCGAACACGCTCACAGTTGCTGTTGTCTCATCGCCTCAACCCGCTTTAAGGTCAATGACAAATGGCACTCGCGGATAGACTATCCGCGCTTCTTCGAGCTTctagagaaggagaaggccgaCGGAACCACGTTCCGCCCGGAAGACTACATGAAGGAGACGGAGGAGTGGGCACTGTGGGGTAACGGTGGTTTTGACCCGAACGATGAACGTGTTTACAGGAAGGgtaagaagaaggccattcAAGAGGCGACAGAGGAGTAA
- a CDS encoding uncharacterized protein (COG:G;~EggNog:ENOG410PIK6;~InterPro:IPR020846,IPR005828,IPR036259;~PFAM:PF07690,PF00083;~TransMembrane:12 (i39-60o80-105i117-135o147-170i182-205o217-234i303-326o338-359i366-388o394-412i433-454o466-484i);~go_component: GO:0016021 - integral component of membrane [Evidence IEA];~go_function: GO:0022857 - transmembrane transporter activity [Evidence IEA];~go_process: GO:0055085 - transmembrane transport [Evidence IEA]): protein MHLKTLTARNNSMSKPPRHSNQPGKESVAQSVRRFPKTLAWCLALTSGILLYGYDLVIVGNVSSMPEFQKDFGRQLDGKLIIPALWLGLWNIANPIGGILGALAGGYIQDLAGRRRWLTVASIISAVGVAIAYVSNLSNDIDGRRSIFFAAKLVQGFAVNMVMCTTQTYMSEVLPPILRGPILAFFPIFTLLGQLIGSIVVYVSLGKPGSDGYKHCFISEWAFSFLPLAVSLLMPESPAHLIRKNNLDAARKSQQRLVSSPEDTDTTLEQTRLSIELEGQTNAGSAPGYIECFKGTNCRRTAIVLFASLLPQLFGLTLLAKGSYFMQVVGMSPHNSLVFLQVGVSLGLAANVGSMLTVAKFGRRSLVMFGLTVCVFLWTGMGVAGFFSGAVTTWYTQVTLMIIITTVGLTTWPASYAIGAEASSLQLRAKSQGLGWLVNCLSNGILGLVLPYIFNDDEGALGAKTGFVYTGFCIVALGLAWLIVPEMKDKSVVEIDEMFEGRRGWVRV, encoded by the exons ATGCATCtgaa GACACTAACGGCTAGGAACAACTCTATGAGCAAACCACCTCGACATTCAAATCAACCAGGAAAAGAGTCGGTTGCACAATCAGTCAGACGGTTTCCAAAGACTTTGGCATGGTGCCTGGCTCTAACCTCAGGCATTCTCCTCTATGGATATGACCTTGTTATCGTAGGCAATGTATCCTCCATGCCTGAGTTCCA GAAAGACTTCGGTCGTCAACTGGACGGAAAGCTCATCATACCAGCCCTCTGGCTAGGCCTCTGGAATATCGCAAACCCAATTGGCGGCATACTCGGTGCTCTCGCAGGGGGCTATATCCAGGATCTCGCCGGGCGACGCCGCTGGCTAACAGTTGCGAGCATCATATCAGCTGTCGGGGTAGCCATAGCATACGTATCGAATCTTTCCAACGACATCGACGGCCGACggtccatcttcttcgccgcgaAGCTCGTCCAAGGTTTCGCAGTAAACATGGTCATGTGTACGACACAGACCTACATGTCAGAAGTCCTTCCTCCCATTCTGCGCGGCCCAATCCTCGCATTCTTTCCTATCTTCACCCTCTTAGGCCAGTTGATAGGAAGCATAGTCGTCTACGTTTCATTGGGTAAGCCCGGATCCGACGGCTACAAGCACTGCTTCATCTCCGAATgggccttctccttcctaCCTCTAGCAGTATCCCTCTTGATGCCAGAAAGTCCAGCCCATCTAATCCGCAAGAATAACCTCGACGCAGCCCGGAAAAGCCAACAGCGACTCGTCTCTTCGCCAGAGGACACAGACACGACCCTCGAACAAACCCGCCTCTCCATCGAGTTAGAAGGCCAAACAAACGCAGGCTCCGCCCCAGGATACATCGAGTGCTTCAAGGGCACGAACTGCCGCCGAACGGCAATTGTCCTGTTCGCAAGTCTCCTTCCCCAGCTCTTCGGGTTAACCCTGCTAGCAAAGGGCAGTTACTTTATGCAAGTTGTCGGCATGAGCCCGCATAACAGtctcgtcttcctccaggTCGGCGTCAGTTTAGGCCTCGCCGCAAACGTCGGGAGTATGCTCACAGTAGCCAAATTCGGGCGCCGTTCTCTCGTTATGTTTGGGTTAACTGTCTGCGTCTTCCTCTGGACGGGGATGGGGGTTGCTGGTTTTTTCTCTGGGGCTGTAACGACCTG GTACACCCAAGTAACCctaatgataataataacaaccGTAGGCCTAACAACCTGGCCCGCCTCATACGCCATCGGCGCCGAAGCCTCCTCACTCCAACTACGCGCCAAGTCGCAGGGTCTTGGGTGGCTCGTCAATTGTCTGTCGAACGGAATTCTGGGCCTGGTGCTACCTTATATcttcaacgacgacgagggtgcGCTTGGTGCGAAGACGGGGTTTGTGTATACGGGATTTTGTATCGTGGCGCTGGGCTTAGCATGGCTGATTGTTCCTGAGATGAAGGATAAGTCGGTGGTGGAGATTGACGAGATGTTTGAGGGGCGTAGGGGTTGGGTCAGGGTATAA